A single window of Granulicella mallensis MP5ACTX8 DNA harbors:
- a CDS encoding YciE/YciF ferroxidase family protein, with protein MALKEVLIDELRDMYSAENQLVKALPKLAKGAKNPKLKQLFAAHLEETKGQVERLKKVFLELGEKPTGQHCNGMEGVIEEGKDALEKDEEGASFDSGLIGAALRTEHYEIAGYEACISMATTLGLAKVAKLLNSNLKEELNAAKKITAAGGPIMKQSASEPEEPKKPKTGKEKYSAKKSKEDEAKAAPDLN; from the coding sequence ATGGCACTCAAGGAAGTTTTAATCGATGAACTCCGCGATATGTATAGCGCGGAGAACCAACTGGTAAAGGCTCTGCCGAAGCTCGCCAAGGGAGCGAAGAACCCCAAGTTGAAGCAGCTCTTCGCTGCCCATCTCGAGGAGACCAAGGGCCAGGTAGAGCGGCTGAAGAAGGTCTTCCTTGAGCTAGGGGAAAAGCCGACCGGACAGCACTGCAATGGGATGGAAGGCGTCATTGAAGAAGGAAAAGATGCTTTGGAGAAGGACGAGGAAGGTGCATCGTTCGATTCCGGCCTGATCGGCGCGGCACTGCGAACCGAGCACTATGAGATCGCCGGTTACGAAGCCTGCATCTCCATGGCGACCACCTTAGGCCTGGCCAAGGTTGCCAAGCTTCTGAACTCCAATCTGAAAGAAGAGCTGAACGCTGCGAAGAAGATCACGGCAGCAGGCGGCCCGATTATGAAACAGAGCGCCAGCGAGCCGGAAGAGCCAAAGAAGCCGAAGACAGGCAAAGAGAAGTATTCGGCGAAGAAGAGCAAAGAGGACGAAGCAAAGGCCGCACCCGACCTCAACTAG
- a CDS encoding DUF2252 family protein: MPKAATSIKPTDRAKVLTANRQAKMAQSAHAYVRGNTLHFYEWLKKHSARSIPEGPPVWICGDCHVGNIGPLADSEGHIEIQIRDLDQTVVGNPAHDLVRLALSLATAARGSDLPGVTVVKMMEQMIDGYEQALTTPKASMKANGDGLEPIQAVLRQSQRRRWHHLAEERIEDVKPVIPLGKRFWALEEKERAGINALFEEEGVVKKILEFKGRKPKTKISVVDAAYWMKGCSSLGRLRYAVLLGIGKKSERSYCLIDLKEATPAAAPQSRMKVRSNAQRVVTGACELSPNLGQRMLAVRLGGKDLVMRELMPQDLKFDLDRLTQEEAVAAARYLAGVVGKAHGRQMDVKVRSSWLAKLRKQHSKSLDAPSWLWSSVVALIADHEVAYLEHCRLYATNH; encoded by the coding sequence ATGCCTAAAGCTGCCACTTCCATTAAACCTACCGACCGAGCCAAGGTTCTCACTGCCAATCGACAAGCGAAGATGGCTCAATCGGCCCATGCTTATGTTCGTGGGAATACTCTCCATTTTTATGAGTGGTTGAAGAAGCATTCGGCCCGGAGCATCCCGGAGGGGCCACCCGTCTGGATCTGCGGAGATTGCCATGTTGGAAATATTGGGCCTCTGGCCGATTCAGAGGGTCATATCGAGATTCAGATTCGGGACCTCGATCAGACGGTAGTGGGGAATCCAGCCCATGACCTCGTTCGCCTGGCCCTGTCCCTGGCGACTGCGGCGCGGGGCTCGGATCTGCCCGGGGTTACCGTCGTCAAGATGATGGAGCAGATGATCGATGGGTACGAACAGGCGCTCACCACTCCGAAGGCCTCAATGAAGGCGAACGGTGACGGTCTCGAGCCCATCCAGGCCGTACTCAGACAATCGCAGCGGCGGCGCTGGCACCACCTTGCCGAGGAACGCATTGAAGATGTAAAACCTGTGATTCCGCTCGGCAAGCGCTTCTGGGCCCTGGAAGAAAAGGAACGCGCTGGTATTAACGCGCTCTTTGAGGAAGAGGGCGTTGTAAAGAAGATCCTGGAATTTAAAGGACGTAAGCCGAAGACCAAAATTTCAGTCGTGGATGCGGCTTACTGGATGAAGGGATGCAGTTCTTTGGGACGGCTTCGGTATGCAGTTCTGCTGGGGATCGGGAAGAAGAGCGAACGAAGCTATTGCCTCATCGACCTCAAAGAGGCCACGCCAGCGGCAGCGCCTCAAAGCAGGATGAAGGTCCGCAGCAACGCCCAAAGGGTTGTGACCGGAGCGTGTGAGCTCTCACCAAACCTGGGACAGCGCATGCTGGCCGTCAGGCTCGGAGGCAAAGACCTGGTCATGCGGGAGCTGATGCCCCAGGACCTCAAGTTCGACCTGGACCGCCTGACCCAGGAGGAAGCGGTAGCCGCTGCACGTTATCTGGCAGGAGTCGTCGGAAAAGCTCATGGGAGGCAGATGGACGTCAAAGTAAGGTCGTCCTGGCTCGCTAAGTTGAGAAAGCAGCACTCGAAGAGCCTCGATGCGCCAAGCTGGCTCTGGTCCAGCGTTGTCGCCCTCATCGCGGATCATGAGGTGGCGTACCTCGAACATTGCAGGCTCTACGCCACGAATCATTAG
- a CDS encoding alpha/beta fold hydrolase, with protein sequence MRTVKQRVKQAAAITAMIAYGTTLVSCSSPAQSQERASIPNVVIVHGALVDGSGWKGVYELLVKDGFKVTIVQEPQTSFADDVAATQRVLDLQSGSVVLVGQSYGGSVITQAGTDAKVKALVYVSATAPEVGENTAQLVMSIPPASNNIHPTADGFLFEDPADFSEDFAADVPRSVTEFMAHSQVPVSGAAFMTPVTAAAWHTKPSYGVIPTEDRIINPDEERNMYQRAGAKVTEVKGASHSVFVSQPQIVANVIEEAAREAR encoded by the coding sequence ATGCGCACAGTAAAACAACGCGTAAAGCAGGCAGCGGCTATCACAGCAATGATCGCTTACGGGACGACTCTCGTTTCATGTTCCTCTCCGGCGCAAAGCCAGGAGCGAGCAAGCATCCCCAATGTCGTCATCGTTCATGGCGCGCTTGTCGATGGTTCAGGATGGAAGGGCGTCTACGAATTGCTGGTCAAAGACGGATTCAAGGTAACGATCGTGCAGGAACCGCAAACATCCTTTGCCGACGACGTTGCAGCGACCCAACGCGTTCTCGATCTGCAGAGCGGATCTGTAGTTCTCGTGGGGCAGAGCTATGGAGGATCTGTCATCACGCAGGCAGGAACGGATGCTAAGGTGAAGGCGCTCGTGTATGTCTCCGCCACAGCTCCTGAAGTAGGTGAGAATACAGCGCAGCTGGTTATGTCTATTCCTCCTGCAAGCAATAATATTCATCCGACCGCAGATGGCTTCCTCTTCGAAGATCCGGCCGACTTTTCGGAAGATTTTGCGGCGGACGTACCCAGGTCAGTGACTGAGTTTATGGCTCATTCCCAGGTACCCGTCTCCGGGGCAGCTTTTATGACGCCTGTCACTGCGGCAGCCTGGCATACCAAACCAAGCTATGGCGTAATCCCGACGGAAGATCGCATTATCAACCCAGACGAAGAACGCAATATGTACCAGCGCGCAGGAGCGAAGGTGACAGAAGTTAAAGGCGCGAGCCACAGTGTCTTCGTATCCCAGCCCCAAATCGTTGCGAACGTCATTGAAGAGGCAGCTCGTGAGGCCAGATAG